From one Natronorubrum sediminis genomic stretch:
- a CDS encoding 5,10-methylenetetrahydromethanopterin reductase → MTAETPTETRATDDTNDTNNVNDTNDTNNVNDTNDTNNVNDTNDTDDTTDATDATDANDANAVTWGIELTPEHPPEEVASLASLAEDEGFDVALASSHYFNRDPFVTLSQMAEATDDIRLGPGVVNPYETHPVKLAAQTATIDEISDGRAVFGVGAGDRSTLANLGIEREKPLRRVLETFTLAADLWDGQTVTREGVVTARDASLNLEPPSEKIPTYVGAQGPHMLRMSAKHADGVLINAAHPRDLEWAAGQLEQGLDERPDEYGPFESLAFASVSVAGDEDAAREAARPPVAFIVGGAAEPVLERHSIDREAAGAVSDALERGELTEAFGHVTPEMIDAFCIAGTTDTVADRFEAALEHVDGIVVGSPLGPDLEDAIERASEALSIATADR, encoded by the coding sequence ATGACGGCTGAGACACCGACTGAAACGCGGGCGACGGACGACACGAACGACACCAACAACGTGAACGACACGAACGACACCAACAACGTGAACGACACGAACGACACCAACAACGTGAACGACACGAACGATACCGACGACACGACGGACGCAACGGACGCAACGGACGCGAACGACGCAAACGCCGTGACGTGGGGGATCGAACTTACGCCGGAGCATCCGCCAGAAGAGGTCGCCTCGCTGGCTTCCCTCGCTGAAGACGAGGGCTTCGACGTGGCGCTGGCGAGCAGTCACTACTTCAATCGGGACCCGTTCGTGACGCTCTCGCAGATGGCCGAGGCGACCGACGACATTCGACTCGGGCCGGGCGTCGTCAACCCTTACGAGACGCATCCGGTGAAACTCGCCGCGCAGACGGCAACGATCGACGAGATCAGCGACGGACGGGCCGTCTTCGGCGTCGGGGCCGGCGACCGCTCCACGCTGGCGAATCTCGGCATCGAGCGGGAAAAGCCGCTTCGGCGGGTCCTCGAGACGTTCACACTCGCCGCGGATCTCTGGGACGGTCAGACGGTGACGCGCGAGGGCGTCGTGACGGCCAGAGACGCATCGCTGAACCTCGAGCCACCCTCTGAGAAGATTCCGACGTACGTTGGCGCACAGGGCCCACACATGCTTCGGATGAGCGCAAAACACGCCGACGGCGTGTTGATCAACGCCGCCCATCCCCGAGATCTCGAGTGGGCAGCGGGCCAACTCGAGCAAGGCCTGGACGAGCGACCGGACGAGTATGGTCCCTTCGAGTCGCTCGCGTTCGCCAGCGTGAGCGTCGCCGGCGACGAAGACGCGGCGCGGGAGGCCGCACGGCCGCCAGTCGCGTTCATCGTCGGCGGCGCGGCCGAACCAGTTCTCGAGCGCCACAGCATCGACCGCGAGGCGGCAGGGGCAGTGAGCGACGCCTTAGAGCGGGGCGAATTGACCGAAGCGTTCGGTCACGTTACCCCGGAAATGATCGACGCGTTCTGTATCGCTGGAACGACCGACACCGTCGCAGACCGATTCGAGGCCGCCCTCGAGCACGTCGACGGTATCGTCGTCGGCTCACCGCTGGGCCCGGACCTCGAGGACGCAATCGAGCGTGCGAGCGAGGCGCTGTCCATCGCGACGGCGGATAGATAA
- a CDS encoding AAA family ATPase, which produces MTDASPPPQIEQSTSTETLEVEAVADLCADIESNVSDVIVGHEEAIEHVVTTMLARGHVLLDDVPGVGKTMLARSIATSVDCTFRRIQFTPDLLPADVTGVNVFNQKTREFEFQPGPVFGNIVLGDEINRAPPKTQSALLEAMEETQVTVDGETRGLPEPFTVIATQNAVEPNRTYDLPFAEVDRFTKKLRLGYPDPEAETELLGRTVGNHPIDDLEAVTDLETLVAARETVARTRVEEPVRAYATRLANYTREHAHIGVSPRATISLLRAGQARAAVNGRDYVVPDDLQYEAPVVLPHRIKTNGRDHDGESVVDAALEDVPVE; this is translated from the coding sequence ATGACTGACGCCAGCCCGCCACCACAGATCGAACAATCGACGAGTACCGAGACGCTCGAGGTTGAGGCAGTCGCCGACCTCTGTGCGGACATCGAGTCGAACGTCAGCGACGTGATTGTCGGCCACGAAGAGGCAATCGAACACGTCGTGACGACGATGCTCGCACGCGGACACGTCCTGCTGGACGACGTGCCCGGCGTCGGCAAAACGATGCTCGCCCGCTCGATCGCGACCTCCGTCGACTGTACGTTCCGCCGAATTCAGTTCACGCCCGACCTCCTTCCCGCCGACGTGACCGGCGTCAACGTCTTCAATCAGAAGACCCGAGAGTTCGAGTTCCAGCCCGGCCCCGTCTTCGGGAATATCGTCCTCGGCGACGAGATCAACCGCGCCCCGCCGAAGACCCAGTCGGCGCTGCTCGAGGCAATGGAGGAAACCCAGGTCACCGTCGACGGCGAGACGCGCGGACTCCCCGAGCCATTCACCGTTATCGCGACCCAGAACGCCGTCGAGCCCAATCGCACGTACGACCTGCCGTTCGCCGAAGTCGATCGGTTCACGAAGAAACTTCGATTAGGCTACCCCGACCCCGAGGCGGAAACCGAACTGCTCGGCCGCACGGTCGGCAACCACCCCATCGACGACCTCGAGGCGGTGACCGACCTCGAGACGCTCGTCGCCGCTCGCGAGACCGTCGCGCGGACGCGCGTCGAAGAGCCCGTTCGAGCGTACGCGACGCGACTGGCGAACTACACCCGCGAACACGCACACATCGGCGTCAGTCCGCGCGCCACGATCTCACTCCTCCGCGCCGGACAGGCTCGAGCCGCCGTGAACGGCCGGGACTACGTCGTTCCGGACGACCTCCAGTACGAAGCGCCGGTCGTCCTCCCGCATCGAATCAAAACGAACGGGCGCGATCACGACGGCGAGTCTGTCGTCGACGCGGCACTCGAGGACGTTCCGGTCGAGTGA
- a CDS encoding hydantoinase/oxoprolinase family protein, which yields MGTPERTATGSGTDARIGVDVGGTFTDVALTVDDRLVTAKVPTTDPQQLGVLEGVRKACERASVDPSEIDGFAHAMTVSVNALLERGGAKTALVTTEGFRDVLEIGRQNRPELYDLEAEKPDPLVPRQRRYEVTERTTTEGVEQPVDPDEIRDLAATLHEADVEAVAVCLLHAYADSENERLVTEILREELTVPVSASHEVLAEFREFERTSTTTVDAYVRPAIDRYVGRLVEESEDAGIPAPQIMQANGGIADPETVRKHAVTTTLSGPAAGVVGAAATVDDNNVEGLVTFDMGGTSSDVSLVRDGQAERTTDAEIAGLPIRTPMVDVNTVGAGGGSIAWVDSGGALRVGPRSAGAEPGPACYGRGGTEPTVTDAAVVLGYIGPETELGGEMTLDVEAAHDALERLADEASLESALEAARGVYRVANATMTRTVRAVTVERGHDPREFAVVAFGGAGPMHAAALAESLEVDRVVVPRPSGVLSAFGLLAADESYDAVRTVGVGLDRAEPADLESVYDDLVADVLADASDRDAARVERAADCRYAGQSFELTVPVDESFDANVVAERFHAAHERAYGYAMDESLEVVTLRATATVPGTEPTVRHEGTGDAHLGTRNAHFPGTGVEPRETTVYDRDRLASGTSISGPAILEQAESTTVVPPNWGGEILADGTLVMRRAAAETEVSE from the coding sequence ATGGGAACTCCCGAACGAACGGCTACTGGGTCCGGAACGGACGCTCGGATCGGCGTCGACGTCGGCGGCACGTTCACCGACGTCGCACTCACCGTCGACGACCGCCTCGTCACCGCGAAGGTGCCGACGACCGATCCCCAACAGCTCGGCGTCCTCGAGGGCGTCCGAAAGGCCTGCGAGCGGGCGAGCGTCGACCCCAGCGAAATCGACGGGTTCGCCCACGCGATGACCGTCTCGGTCAACGCCCTCCTCGAGCGCGGCGGCGCGAAAACCGCGCTCGTCACGACCGAGGGCTTTCGCGACGTCCTCGAGATCGGCCGCCAGAACCGACCGGAGCTGTACGACCTCGAGGCCGAGAAGCCGGATCCACTCGTTCCGCGCCAGCGACGATACGAGGTCACAGAGCGAACGACGACCGAGGGCGTCGAGCAACCGGTCGATCCCGACGAGATTCGGGATCTCGCGGCGACCCTGCACGAAGCGGACGTCGAAGCCGTCGCCGTCTGTCTGCTGCACGCCTACGCCGACTCGGAGAACGAACGACTCGTCACCGAGATCCTGCGCGAGGAACTCACAGTCCCGGTTTCGGCCTCTCACGAAGTGCTCGCGGAGTTCCGGGAGTTCGAGCGGACGTCGACGACGACCGTCGACGCCTACGTTCGGCCAGCGATCGACCGCTACGTCGGTCGGCTGGTCGAGGAGAGCGAGGACGCCGGAATCCCCGCACCGCAGATCATGCAGGCCAACGGCGGTATCGCCGATCCCGAGACGGTTCGCAAACACGCCGTGACGACGACGCTTTCGGGTCCCGCTGCGGGTGTCGTCGGCGCCGCGGCGACCGTCGACGACAACAACGTCGAGGGACTGGTCACCTTCGACATGGGCGGCACCTCGAGCGACGTGAGCCTCGTTCGGGACGGTCAGGCCGAGCGGACGACCGACGCCGAGATCGCCGGGCTCCCGATCCGAACGCCGATGGTCGACGTGAACACCGTCGGCGCGGGCGGCGGCTCCATCGCGTGGGTTGATTCGGGGGGTGCGCTCCGGGTCGGCCCGCGCTCGGCAGGTGCAGAGCCCGGCCCCGCCTGCTACGGCCGCGGCGGCACCGAGCCGACGGTCACCGACGCCGCCGTCGTCCTCGGCTACATCGGTCCCGAGACCGAACTCGGCGGCGAGATGACCCTCGACGTCGAAGCCGCTCACGACGCTCTCGAGCGACTCGCAGATGAAGCGAGTCTCGAGAGCGCGCTCGAGGCCGCGCGGGGCGTCTACCGCGTCGCGAACGCGACGATGACCCGGACGGTTCGCGCGGTGACGGTCGAGCGAGGCCACGACCCCCGCGAGTTCGCCGTCGTCGCCTTCGGCGGCGCGGGGCCGATGCACGCCGCCGCGCTGGCCGAGTCGCTCGAGGTCGATCGCGTGGTCGTCCCGCGGCCGAGTGGCGTTCTCTCCGCGTTCGGCCTCCTCGCGGCCGACGAGAGCTACGACGCCGTTCGGACGGTCGGCGTCGGCCTGGATCGAGCGGAACCGGCCGATCTCGAGTCCGTCTACGACGACCTCGTCGCGGACGTGCTTGCGGACGCGTCGGATCGAGACGCCGCGCGGGTCGAACGCGCCGCCGACTGCCGCTACGCGGGACAGAGTTTCGAGTTGACCGTTCCCGTCGACGAGTCGTTCGACGCAAATGTCGTGGCCGAGCGCTTCCACGCGGCCCACGAACGAGCCTACGGCTACGCGATGGACGAATCGCTCGAGGTCGTCACCCTCCGCGCGACCGCGACGGTTCCGGGGACGGAGCCGACCGTCCGCCACGAGGGAACGGGAGACGCGCATCTCGGAACCCGGAACGCGCACTTCCCCGGAACCGGCGTCGAGCCCCGGGAGACGACCGTCTACGACCGGGATCGACTCGCGTCCGGCACATCGATTTCGGGACCGGCGATCCTCGAGCAGGCCGAGAGCACGACCGTCGTCCCGCCGAACTGGGGCGGTGAGATCCTCGCGGACGGCACGCTGGTGATGCGTCGAGCGGCGGCCGAGACGGAGGTGAGCGAGTGA
- the ddh gene encoding D-2-hydroxyacid dehydrogenase codes for MHFDLEQLGVHDSVASVFPPEELADFLADLPVSVDVIGDDEISDCDAVVTIEHREAFLECDWIHSIQAGVDRFPFDEFEDHDVILTNSTGIHGRTVGETVAGYLLSFSRRLHDHVANQQERQWHRPEWDEAFTLPGTTACVVGTGTLGRGVAETLGSLGVRVTGVRRSEEPVPGFEDVYANEDLHTAIGDADFVVVTVPLTDETYHLFDADAFETMREDASFVNVARGSVVDQPALIDALESGAIRGAALDVFEDEPLPEESPLWEMDEVIVTPHSAALTRDYFRDVGELVETNVGRLEADEAFTNRVV; via the coding sequence ATGCACTTCGATCTCGAGCAACTGGGCGTTCACGACTCGGTCGCGTCGGTGTTCCCGCCGGAGGAACTGGCCGACTTTCTCGCCGACCTTCCCGTTTCGGTCGACGTCATTGGCGACGACGAGATTTCGGACTGCGATGCCGTCGTCACCATCGAGCACCGCGAAGCGTTCCTCGAGTGCGACTGGATTCACTCCATTCAGGCCGGCGTGGATCGGTTCCCCTTCGACGAGTTCGAAGACCACGATGTGATCCTCACGAACAGTACCGGAATCCACGGCCGCACGGTCGGCGAGACCGTGGCGGGCTACCTGCTCTCGTTCTCGAGGCGGCTTCACGACCACGTGGCCAACCAGCAAGAGCGCCAGTGGCATCGCCCCGAGTGGGACGAGGCGTTTACGCTCCCCGGAACGACGGCCTGCGTCGTCGGGACGGGGACGCTCGGTCGCGGCGTCGCAGAGACGCTCGGCTCGCTAGGCGTTCGGGTTACTGGCGTGCGCCGTTCCGAGGAACCGGTTCCCGGCTTCGAGGACGTCTACGCGAACGAGGACCTCCACACCGCCATCGGGGACGCCGATTTCGTCGTCGTCACCGTTCCCTTGACCGACGAGACTTACCACCTCTTCGACGCCGACGCGTTCGAGACCATGCGCGAAGACGCCTCCTTCGTCAACGTCGCCCGCGGCTCGGTCGTCGACCAGCCTGCGTTGATCGACGCCCTCGAGTCGGGAGCGATCCGGGGTGCTGCGCTCGACGTCTTCGAAGACGAACCACTTCCCGAGGAGTCGCCGCTGTGGGAGATGGACGAGGTCATCGTCACGCCCCACAGTGCGGCCCTCACGCGAGACTACTTCCGCGACGTCGGCGAACTCGTCGAGACGAACGTCGGGAGACTCGAGGCCGACGAGGCGTTCACGAATCGAGTCGTCTGA
- a CDS encoding NUDIX domain-containing protein gives MCADASDGTHVVTAFLRHRGDVLLLRRSDAVGTYQGRWGGVSGFAEGDPDEQVRTEIREETGLEPGDSVSFVRSGRPVTVDDPDLGREWIVHPYLFDAAHREVDLSEEHDAFEWVSPTELLGGFEETESDEDALETVPELWSAYERVAPTVRSIAADDEHGAAALSVRALEVVRDRAGLLVAERAEYGDDPEGEWDELAALAGRLLEARPAMAVLRNRVNRAMADAGEHAADDAIGAPEVLDAASAGLDRAILADSDAAAAAADRLEGTILTLSRSGTVLEALREGEPSRLFVAESRPEREGVTVAEELAGDESLECPITVHTDAAAAHLLSREAIDRVVVGADTIRHDGSVVNKTGTRGVALAATREGIPVSVVAATDKVSTREEVNLESGDRSAVYDGEASLDVANPTFDVTPADCVEEYVTERGALEDEDVGDVVAQLRELEDWRE, from the coding sequence ATGTGCGCCGACGCTTCCGATGGAACGCACGTCGTCACCGCCTTCCTCAGACACCGGGGCGACGTCCTCCTCTTGCGCCGCAGCGACGCCGTCGGCACCTATCAGGGGCGATGGGGCGGCGTCTCCGGCTTCGCGGAGGGCGACCCCGACGAGCAGGTTCGGACGGAGATTCGCGAGGAAACGGGCCTCGAGCCCGGCGATTCCGTCTCGTTCGTCCGGTCGGGCCGGCCGGTCACGGTCGACGATCCGGACCTCGGACGCGAGTGGATCGTCCACCCGTACCTGTTCGACGCCGCCCACCGCGAGGTCGACCTGAGCGAGGAACACGACGCCTTCGAGTGGGTGTCGCCGACCGAACTGCTCGGTGGGTTCGAGGAAACCGAATCGGACGAAGACGCCCTCGAGACGGTCCCAGAACTCTGGAGCGCCTACGAGCGCGTCGCACCGACGGTGCGTTCGATCGCGGCCGACGACGAACACGGCGCGGCGGCTCTCTCCGTCCGTGCGCTCGAGGTAGTACGCGACCGTGCGGGGCTACTCGTTGCAGAACGAGCCGAATACGGAGACGATCCTGAGGGAGAGTGGGACGAACTCGCCGCACTCGCCGGACGACTACTCGAGGCCCGGCCAGCGATGGCCGTCCTCAGAAACCGAGTGAACCGGGCGATGGCCGACGCTGGCGAGCACGCTGCGGACGACGCGATCGGGGCACCGGAGGTCCTCGATGCCGCGAGTGCGGGACTCGATCGCGCAATTTTGGCCGACTCGGACGCCGCGGCGGCCGCAGCTGACCGACTCGAGGGAACCATTCTCACCCTCTCGCGCTCGGGAACCGTCCTCGAGGCGCTCCGCGAGGGAGAGCCGTCGCGACTCTTCGTCGCGGAATCACGACCGGAGCGAGAAGGCGTTACCGTCGCCGAGGAACTGGCTGGTGACGAGAGCCTCGAGTGTCCGATCACGGTTCATACCGACGCCGCAGCGGCCCACCTGCTCTCCAGGGAGGCCATCGATCGAGTAGTCGTCGGTGCGGATACGATCCGCCACGACGGCTCCGTGGTGAACAAGACGGGAACGCGGGGAGTCGCGCTCGCCGCAACGCGCGAGGGCATCCCCGTCTCGGTCGTCGCCGCGACGGACAAGGTGTCGACGCGCGAGGAGGTCAACCTCGAGTCAGGCGATCGGTCGGCAGTCTACGACGGCGAGGCGTCACTCGACGTAGCGAATCCGACGTTCGACGTGACGCCCGCCGACTGCGTCGAGGAGTACGTAACCGAACGCGGCGCACTCGAGGACGAGGACGTCGGCGACGTCGTGGCACAACTGCGCGAACTCGAGGACTGGCGCGAGTGA
- a CDS encoding DUF7573 domain-containing protein, whose product MTDDATLSDFSSPGSDADTEADESDTSGESDESSESSDVSARAVDQTDDELEPDTIEEPQHTVEAPRTTFAWGSYTCGYCEATTERAWRVDGEFVCPACKPW is encoded by the coding sequence GTGACCGACGACGCGACGCTTTCGGATTTCAGTTCGCCCGGTTCTGACGCCGACACCGAGGCCGACGAGTCTGACACGAGCGGTGAGTCCGACGAATCCAGCGAATCCAGCGACGTCTCCGCTCGAGCAGTTGATCAAACCGATGACGAACTCGAGCCTGATACCATCGAAGAACCACAGCATACCGTCGAAGCGCCACGGACGACGTTCGCCTGGGGGTCGTACACCTGTGGTTACTGTGAGGCGACGACGGAACGGGCCTGGCGCGTCGATGGCGAGTTCGTCTGTCCGGCGTGTAAGCCCTGGTAA
- a CDS encoding coenzyme F420-0:L-glutamate ligase: protein MECTPVMDLPEVRPGDDIAELVADRASLEPGDVLTVASTIVSKAEGRTADFADYPVSGRAREIAERLEAVTGEKKDPRFAQAILDESSEVLIEAPFLLTETRFGHICPNAGIDQSNVPDHDLLLLPKKPSESAERIRAGLEKRGLEDVAVIVTDTCGRPFRHGQRGVAIGWAGMSASRDWRGELDRDGHELGVTVQSVVDELASAANLVTGEGAGGTPAVVVRDWKFGDLEGSDELFRAVEDDLVRDALRNWRFDK, encoded by the coding sequence ATGGAATGCACCCCAGTGATGGACCTGCCCGAGGTCCGTCCCGGTGACGATATCGCCGAACTCGTCGCGGATCGGGCGAGCCTCGAGCCCGGCGACGTGCTCACCGTCGCGAGCACGATCGTCTCGAAAGCCGAGGGGCGAACGGCGGACTTCGCAGACTACCCCGTCAGCGGCCGGGCGCGCGAGATCGCCGAGCGACTCGAGGCGGTGACGGGCGAGAAGAAGGATCCGCGATTCGCGCAGGCGATTCTCGACGAGAGTTCGGAGGTGCTGATCGAAGCACCGTTCTTGTTGACCGAGACGCGCTTTGGCCACATCTGCCCGAACGCGGGGATCGACCAATCGAACGTGCCGGATCACGACCTCCTCCTGTTGCCCAAGAAGCCGAGTGAGAGCGCCGAGCGGATTCGGGCGGGCCTCGAGAAACGCGGACTCGAGGACGTCGCCGTGATCGTCACGGATACGTGCGGTCGCCCGTTCCGACACGGCCAGCGCGGCGTCGCGATCGGGTGGGCCGGCATGTCCGCGAGTCGAGACTGGCGCGGCGAACTCGACCGCGACGGCCACGAACTCGGCGTGACGGTCCAGTCCGTCGTCGACGAACTCGCCTCGGCCGCGAATCTCGTGACCGGTGAAGGGGCCGGCGGCACGCCCGCCGTCGTCGTCCGCGACTGGAAGTTCGGCGACCTCGAGGGCAGCGACGAACTGTTTAGAGCGGTCGAAGACGACCTCGTTCGGGACGCACTCCGAAACTGGAGGTTCGACAAATGA
- a CDS encoding metallophosphoesterase family protein: MTRIAIISDTHVPTRESNIPEWVVAEIERADHTIHAGDFESIGAYDQIVDLTDGELTAVLGNVDPATLDVARTATLEVDGVTFVVTHGDGSSGSWRDRVLETVREEAGADAETTLVAVAGHTHQVVDTTVTFDDHLRADGDDDDQFASHIRLLNPGSATGAAPTTFETMFVATVDDRTLSVEHRTG; encoded by the coding sequence ATGACCCGCATCGCGATCATCTCCGACACGCACGTGCCCACTCGAGAGTCCAACATTCCCGAGTGGGTCGTCGCCGAGATCGAGCGGGCCGACCACACCATCCACGCCGGCGATTTCGAATCGATCGGGGCGTACGACCAGATCGTCGACCTGACGGACGGCGAACTGACCGCCGTTCTTGGCAACGTGGATCCGGCGACGCTCGACGTGGCGCGGACGGCCACCCTCGAGGTCGACGGCGTGACGTTCGTCGTCACTCACGGCGACGGCTCGTCGGGCAGTTGGCGCGACCGAGTCCTCGAGACCGTCCGCGAGGAAGCGGGCGCAGACGCCGAGACGACGCTCGTCGCCGTCGCCGGCCACACCCACCAGGTGGTCGATACGACCGTCACGTTCGACGACCACCTCCGAGCCGACGGCGATGACGATGACCAATTCGCCAGTCACATCCGGCTGCTCAACCCGGGGAGCGCCACCGGCGCTGCACCCACGACGTTCGAGACGATGTTCGTCGCCACCGTCGACGACAGAACCCTCTCGGTCGAGCACCGAACTGGATAG
- a CDS encoding cold-shock protein, whose protein sequence is MAKGTVDFFNDTGGYGFIETDDADEDVFFHMEDIGGPDLEEGQELEFEIVEAEKGPRATNVERL, encoded by the coding sequence ATGGCGAAAGGTACGGTCGACTTCTTCAACGACACCGGCGGCTACGGATTCATCGAAACTGACGACGCAGACGAAGACGTGTTCTTCCACATGGAAGACATCGGCGGACCTGACCTCGAAGAGGGTCAGGAACTCGAGTTCGAAATCGTCGAGGCCGAGAAAGGCCCGCGAGCGACGAACGTCGAACGTCTGTAA
- a CDS encoding hydantoinase B/oxoprolinase family protein, with translation MTRETSGGHDSDDSIDPVTLEVLRNQLESVAEEMGQTLIRGAYSPNIKERRDCSTALFDAEGRMIAQAEHIPVHLGAMPAAVDAVLEDDPKPGDVFVLNDPFTGGTHLPDVTMVSPIAPGTDGANSPEIVGFAVSRAHHADVGGMTPGSMPAGAQEIYQEGLRLPPTRLVEGGKRREDVQSLILANVRNPSERRADLRAQLAANERAEERLAALFEEHGRETVVSGFDAVIDYSRERIAEEIRALPDGTYEATDLLEGDGITDEDIEIRVSVTVDGDAVDVDFMGTAGQLEGNLNAPIAVAKSAVYFVVRCLTDPEIPPNHGCYEPVSVHAPEGSLLNPNPPAAVVGGNVETSQRVTDVVFTALAEAAPERVPAQGQGTMNNLTIGARDGSFTYYETIGGGFGARAGRDGMDGVQVGMTNTLNTPIESLEIEYPLRVERYALRPNSGGDGQFRGGLGLERTVTVEADATVSLLTERRRHAPKGVAGGENGATGENLIDGESVPAKTTVDVESGTTVSVRTPGGGGHGDPSERDEAALEDDRSAGKRTDSDEEAERSG, from the coding sequence ATGACGAGAGAGACGAGTGGCGGACACGATTCAGACGACAGTATCGATCCGGTGACCCTCGAGGTGCTGCGCAACCAACTCGAGAGCGTCGCCGAAGAGATGGGCCAGACGCTGATCCGCGGCGCGTACTCGCCGAACATCAAGGAGCGCCGGGACTGTTCGACCGCGTTGTTCGACGCCGAGGGGCGGATGATCGCCCAGGCCGAGCACATCCCGGTCCACCTGGGCGCGATGCCCGCGGCCGTCGACGCGGTGCTCGAGGACGATCCGAAACCGGGTGACGTCTTCGTGCTCAACGACCCGTTTACGGGCGGAACGCACCTGCCGGACGTGACGATGGTGTCGCCGATCGCACCCGGAACAGACGGAGCAAACAGCCCCGAAATCGTCGGCTTCGCCGTCTCGCGCGCCCACCACGCCGATGTCGGCGGGATGACCCCCGGCAGCATGCCCGCCGGGGCACAGGAGATCTACCAGGAGGGCCTGCGGCTCCCGCCAACTCGACTCGTCGAGGGCGGCAAGCGCCGCGAGGACGTCCAGTCGCTGATCCTCGCGAACGTCCGTAATCCGAGCGAGCGGCGAGCCGACCTCCGCGCGCAACTGGCGGCGAACGAACGCGCCGAGGAACGGCTCGCCGCGCTCTTCGAAGAGCACGGACGGGAGACGGTGGTGTCGGGGTTCGACGCCGTCATCGACTACTCGCGCGAACGGATCGCCGAGGAGATCAGGGCCCTCCCCGACGGCACCTACGAGGCGACCGATCTCCTCGAGGGCGACGGCATCACCGACGAGGACATCGAAATCCGCGTCTCGGTGACGGTCGACGGCGACGCGGTCGACGTCGACTTTATGGGAACTGCGGGACAGCTCGAGGGGAACCTCAACGCGCCCATCGCGGTCGCGAAGAGCGCGGTTTACTTCGTCGTGCGCTGTCTCACCGATCCCGAGATTCCGCCGAACCACGGCTGCTACGAACCGGTGAGCGTTCACGCGCCCGAGGGTTCGCTGTTGAATCCGAACCCCCCTGCTGCCGTGGTCGGCGGCAACGTCGAGACCAGCCAGCGCGTCACGGACGTCGTCTTCACCGCGCTCGCGGAGGCCGCCCCGGAGCGCGTGCCCGCTCAGGGCCAGGGGACGATGAACAACCTGACCATCGGCGCGCGCGACGGCTCGTTCACCTACTACGAGACTATCGGCGGCGGCTTCGGCGCTCGAGCGGGCCGCGACGGGATGGACGGCGTGCAGGTGGGAATGACGAACACGCTGAACACGCCCATCGAGTCCCTCGAGATCGAGTACCCGCTCCGGGTCGAACGCTACGCGTTGCGTCCGAACAGCGGCGGAGACGGGCAATTCCGGGGCGGGCTGGGACTCGAGCGAACCGTCACCGTCGAGGCGGACGCAACGGTGTCGCTGCTGACCGAACGGCGACGACACGCGCCGAAGGGAGTCGCCGGCGGCGAGAACGGTGCCACCGGCGAGAACCTGATCGACGGCGAGTCGGTGCCCGCGAAGACGACCGTCGACGTGGAATCGGGGACGACGGTCTCCGTCAGGACGCCCGGCGGCGGCGGGCACGGCGATCCGAGCGAGCGCGACGAGGCGGCGCTCGAGGACGACCGCTCGGCCGGGAAGCGAACCGACTCGGACGAGGAAGCGGAGAGGAGTGGCTGA